The Spiroplasma litorale nucleotide sequence ATTATCAAGTGCACTTGTAGCTTCATCTAAAACAAGCAACTGAGGATCTTTTAAAAACATTCTCGCGATTACCAAACGTTGTTTTTGACCACCACTAAGTATAAATCCTCTTTCTCCTAAAATTGTGTCATATCCATCTGGTCATGTTGAAACAATACTATCTAATTCTGCTTTTTTAGCAGCTTCTTTAATTTCATCATCAGTTGCATCAAATTTTCCATATCTTATATTATCAGAAACAGTACCAAATAAAATTTGAGGTTCTTGTTCAACGTAACCAACATGTTTTAAATAACTTGCTAATTGAACATCTTTTAAATTAATTCCATTATTAATCAATACTTCTCCATCATAAGGATCATAAAATCTTAATAAAAGTTTTGCAATTGTTGATTTTCCACTTCCGGTTTCTCCAACAAAAGCATAGCTTTTACCTTTTTCAAATGTAAAACTAAATTTAGGTAAAATTAATTTATTAGGTTTTTCAGGATATCTAAATTCAATATTTTTAAGTAATATATCTCCATTAATTGCATCAATTTTAATGCCTTCACCATCATTATAATGAGGATCAATTATTGGTTCTGCCTTCATTATGGCATCAACTCTAGCAGCAGATGTTGAAGCTTGTACCATTCCTGCATTCACTCTTGCTAATTGCATTAAAGGACCAACCATTGTACCAACACCACTAATAAATGATGAAAGTATAATTGATAATTGACCTACTTGGTCATTATAAAGTAATGCAGCTGCTATTACTATTACCATTTGAATTGAGCTAATACCTGCAACCATAACTGTTATTACAATAGATTGCAATTTTATTAGACTTTTTGATTTTTTAAAATAATCTTTATGTAGGAACTTAAATCTTTCGGTTTCATATTCTTCAGTTCCAGATGCTTTAATTAAATTAATAGTACCAATTCTATCAGTAACATCACCATTTATATTTGTGATTGAATCTCTGGTTTTAAACATTAATTTTTTAACTATTCCAAATGTAGAGAACATAACAGTCATGATTGTGGCCATTGTAACAACAACAACAAGCGTTAACTTCATATCAATTGTCAACATCATAAATAAAGAACCAAAAAATGTAAATGTAGCAGATAATAATGTAACTGGAATTATTTGTCCTTGTTCACCAACTATTTGCGTATCAGATACTATTTTAGTTAAGATTTCACCTATTTTTTTATCTGAGTAATAACTCATATCTTGTTTTACTAGATTTTCTAATGCTTTATTTCTTAAAGAAATTTCAATATTTTTTCCTAACAAACCAGTTAGATAGTTTGAAAGAAAAGTAAATAAAGCAAGCAAACCAAAAAACCCAATTTGTAAATAAATTCAGTCTTTTCATCCGAATCTAAGACCTAAAAATGATGAGTAGAATCATAAACTACCATCACTCTCTAATAACACTTGAACTAATACACTACCACTTGTAGAAGATTTTAAAGCTTCATTTATTTGGTCAATTGAAGCTCCATTTAATTTATCTACAATACTTGGAGCCATTAGAATTGACATTATATTTTGAATAATCTTAGGCCCAATAATTGTAGTTAAAGAAGATAGCAAAGTTAATAAAACTATAAAAAAAGCAAAAATGGGTTTATTTTTTAAATATTTAAATATTATCCCAAAAAATGTCTTTGATTTTTTCCTTTTTTTGCTCTTAAAAGCTGCGTTTTCTGGATTTTTTTCAATTTTTTCCATATAATCACCATTTTTATTATATTACATAATTATAATAGAACATAAAAAAAAAGAGAGATATTATCTCTCATTAAAATTTTATATATCATTTGTGTGTCGGGAATAAAATGATTAATTTAATTTTATTAGGTATTAACCTTACAAGTGTCATATTTCTATGACACAAATATTATATATCAAAATTTTATAATTTATATATTTATTGTAAACTTTTTAAAATATTTTCGCCAAATTTAATAAATTTAGCATTTAAAGCATTGGAGTACTCTGTTTCTGGAATCGATAAAACCTCTTTTCCTTCGTTTACAAGATAATTAAATATATTTATAAATTGCTTGGTTTGAATACAATTTATAAAAATTGCATAATTTGATAAATTTGATTGTAAATCATTAAAACTGTATTCGCATTCGCTAGTTTTTTCAGCTCTATTGTAATGAGTAGAAATAAATAAAGTATTAACAAAATTATCACTATAATCAATATTATGGTTTAAAAAGAAATCATATATATTGTCATTAATTGTAATAATAACTTTATTGTTTTTTTCAAGTTGATCAACAAAATAGTTTTTTAAATTCTCATTGTCATTTGATACAACAATTGTATAGTCATTTTTAATAGCCTCTAATAATGTACAATCAACACTCTTTTTGGATAATTCTTCGTGATCATTACTTAAATATAATGATAAAAAATGGTTATTATCTAATAACATGTTAATATTTCCAACATAAAATAAAACAAAAGGTGGTTTATAAGAGTTTTTTAGACTTACTGGATAAATTGGGCTTAATAGAGTTATAAAATTACATTTAATTCTATTTTTTACATCCTTTAGGTCTTTAAAATCTATTTTTTCTTTATTTTCTAATGCTTCAAAAATCTTATCTCAATTACCATTATACTTTAATGAAAAATACAGTAGTACATTATCCATACTAGGTTAATTGAAAAATTTTATAAGCTATAAAGTCATTAGAATAGTTTTTATTTGTTGGATTAGTATAAGATATCAACCTACCCTCTAAACCAATAGTCAACTTATCATAATATTCGTATTCATCTCCTAATACATTATTTCAGATTTTAACATTTATATAATCACTTTTGTTTTTTGAGTTCACATTTGTTGTAATTCTTGGCACTTTGACTATTAATTTATATAGTTTTTTTTCTCCATCCTTAGAATTATAAACAAGTTCTGGATTGCCTTCAAGCTGGCCTAAAATAGTTACGTTATTCATTATTTACCTCCCAATAACTAATCGCCATAAAAACAAAAAAAATACTGTTTTTAAACAGTATTTATAAATTTAGTATTAATTTTATTCCTTCAATTAATTTTTCACATTTTTCTTTAGCACTATCAAAATCTTTATCAACACACACAAAATATATTTTTATTTTAGGTTCTGTTCCGCTTGGTCTTACTGCAAATCAACTATTATCTTTAAAATAAAATTTTAATAGGTTTTGCCCTGGCATATTATATAGACCATCAATATAATCTTCTACAAAAGAAACTTTCATATCTGATATTTCTTCAATATTGTCAAATCTTAATTTTTTCATTATCGGGTCAATTTTAGACTTAATTTCTGAAATACTAAAATTTAAATTTATAGTATGAGTATAATAGTAACCATACTTTTTGTACAATTCATTAAGATTATCTATTAAGGTCATATTTTTTTTAGTTTTATAGTACCAAGCAGCTTCTGTAAGCATTATTGCTGCTTGTATTCCGTCTTTGTCTCGTGTTGAAGAATCAATTACATATCCATAACTTTCTTCATAAGCAAAAACAAAATTTAAGTTTCTTTCTTTTTCTTTTAAAATTTCTGAACCCATTCACTTAAATCCTGTCAAAGTTTTTATGATGTTAACACCATAACTTTCTTTTGCTATTCTATCTCCTAGATCACTAGTTACAAAACTTGAATAAAGAGTAGGATTGCTTGGTAGAGTGTTATTTAATTTCATTTGACTCAATTTTCAATCTATTAAAATTGGTCCTGTTTGATTGCCATCAATTCTTATTCAATTTCCATTTTGATTTATTGCAACACCAATTCTATCAGCGTCAGGATCTTGAATAATAATTAATGATGCTTCTTTATGTTTTTTAGCATATTCTAACGGGATTTTTCAAGCTGGTTCAAATTCTGGATTTGGGTTACCTACATTTTTAAAAGTACTATCTTCATTTTTGTGTTCTTCAACTTCAATAACTTCATATCCATAACTTCTTAAAAGATTTGGACTAAACTCACTTCCAGTTCCATTAACTGCTGAATAGATTATTTTAAAGTTATTTCTTTTTTCATTTTTATAGAATTGAAGGTTACTTATCATTTCACAGTAATCTTCAATAATTTTATTATCAATTGTTGATAATAAATCTAAGTCAACTTTATATTTTCAATCTAAAATATTATCAATTCTATTTATGTATTCTGAAATAATTTTATTATCATTATCAATTAATTGACAACCATATTCATCATATATTTTATAACCATTATATTCAGCTGGATTATGACTTGCAGTAATCACAACTCCTCCAATTGCATTTAATTTTTTTGTAGCAAATGAAACCACTGGTGTTGGCTTCATTTTATTTTCTTCAAATAAATATGCTTTAATTGAAAAACTTGTTAAAATTTCTGCGACTAGTTGAGAAAATTCTTTTGAATATTTTCTGTTATCATGACCAATAACCACTCCTCTAGATAGGTCATTGGGAAATTTTTTAATTAGATATCTAGCATAACCGATTGTTACTTCTTTAATTGTAAATGAATTAAAATAGCCAGGACCAGCACCCAATATTCCTCTTACCCCTGCTGTTCCAAACTCAAGTTTATTTTCAAAAGCAATTTTTAATTGATCGTCATTATAGTTTAATAGTTCTTGTTTTAAATTTTCATCAACATTTTTAGAGTTAATTCATTTAAGATACGCTTCGTTTTCTTTAATAAAACTCATTTTTTTCTCCTTAAATTTTATTATTGGTTTATAAGTTAATCTATGTATATCTAATAAACCAAATTCATCTACTGCACTAATGTGCTTAATGGTGCAATAACCTTTATTTTTAAGAAAATTATACATTGGATATTTTGTATGATAATTTCTCATGATTCTGTCTCTGAATACTTTTGCAATTATACTAGCACAAGCAATTGCAAAACTTATATTATCACCTTTTATTATTTTTAAAAATTTATAATCATCCTCTTCTTTTATGTCTTCACCATCTATTAAACATAAATCAGGTTTAATAGTAAGTTTTTTTATAGATTCAATCATTCCTAATTTGCTAGCCTGCTTTGGGTTTAATTTATCTACAACCTTTTCATTATACTCACAAATTGAATAAGTTAAGCAATTTTCTAAAATTTCTTCATATAATAACTCTCTAACTTTTTCTGGAACAAGTTTTGAATCTTTTATAAGTGGATTAAAATAGTTTTCTTTCATGATTACTGAGGCTACTACAATTGGACCTGCCATTGCACCCCTACCAACTTCGTCACTACCGGAAATATATTTTATATTTTTTTCTTTTTTTAAATTTTCATCAAAGAAATATCGACAATTATCTATCATTCAACAGTTAAATCACTTTCTGAAGTTTTATCAACATCTACATCTTCAAGGGTGATTGAATTAATTTCAACAATTTCAATAGGTTTTTCAAATGAGATTAAACCTAATTTACACCCAATTACATCGTTTATAAAAATATTAATTGATCTATCAATATCATATATATCATCAACAATAAGATGCTTATTTTTTATTGCAATTTGTTCAAATATTTTATAAGTATCATCATAATTGATAGGTCTTAAAGCAGTGTTTTTGATATTATATTTATTTTCAATTAATGATGGATAAGAATTATATATATATCTCATAATTTTTGTTGCAAATCTTTCTTTTGGAATTAAATCAAGTTTTATAGAATTTATTGCAATACAATTACAAGCCACATTTTCATTTTCAAATTTTGATGGCAAAATACCAGGAGTATCAATAATTGTAATATTTTTAGTCAAATTAAATCTTTGCAAACCTCTTGTCAATCCCGGTTTATTTCCAATTCTTACTATTTTTCCCTTTGCTAATTTAGAAATGAATGTTGATTTACCAACATTTGGGATTCCAGCTACCAAAACATTTAATTGTGGTTTTTCAATACCTTTATTAATCTGTTTTTGTTGTTGTTCATGAGTTAACTCATTAATTTTTCTAATAATATCAATTGAAATGTCGTAGTTTTTATTTTTTACAAAGTAAGCTGCTAATTTTTGACTTTTATAGTATTCACTTCATTGTTCAGTAACTTCTTTATCTGCTAAATCACACTTTGTAAAAACTGTTAACTTTGTTTTTTTCGAAAAAAGTTTTCTTAATAGCGGATTTTGTGAAGAATAAGGTGCTCTTATATCAACTAGTTCAATAACTAAATCTACAATTTTAAGTGTTTCTTCTATTTCTTTTATTGTTTTGTTCATATGACCTGGAAATCAATTGAAACTAGCTTTATTCTTTTCCATAATTACCTCTACTTGTGATATTTTTGGTTATTAATAATTTTGAACGCTCGGTATATTTGCTCTAATAAAACAATTCTAATTAATTGATGAGGTAAAGTAATTTTACCAAAACTAATTTTGTTAATGTAGTTATTTTTAAAATTTTCGCTAAATCCATCACTTGGACCAATAACAAAACATATATTACCACTTTTTTCATTAATATTTCTATCTATTATTTTAGAAAAGTCAATTGAATCAAGTTGTTTAGTATTAATTTCTAATAAATAAAACTCATAATCTTTTAGTTTTAAAATGCGTTCATTAATATTATATTCATTTTTAGACTGATTTTCTTTAACATTACCATAATCTATTTCTTTTATTTCCATAATTTCAATGTTTGTAAATTTTTGGATTTTATTAAAATAAAATTTATTTAAAATTTCATATTCTTTACTAATTTTGTTAAAACACACTATTTTAATGGGCATATTTCTCCTTTTTAATTACCAAACTAATATATTTTAAGTCAATAATGTGGTAAAATATATAAAAGATTTTAGGGGAGCAAAAACATGGCAGCAGAAAAAAGACACTTTCAATCAATTCTTGACTATAGACCACAATTTGAAAATATAATTGATGCTCTAGTTCCAGATATTCAATTTTCATATTCAGCTATTATGAATAATACCACAATTCAAACGTATTTTAATATGATAGCATTAGAATTTTATGGTTATGAATACCACCAAATACTAAGATTAAATAAATTAGAATTTAAATTGAATGATAGAACATTGAACTTAACTATACTTGAAATGGTTTACAATATATTGTTGCA carries:
- a CDS encoding ribonuclease HII, which produces MIDNCRYFFDENLKKEKNIKYISGSDEVGRGAMAGPIVVASVIMKENYFNPLIKDSKLVPEKVRELLYEEILENCLTYSICEYNEKVVDKLNPKQASKLGMIESIKKLTIKPDLCLIDGEDIKEEDDYKFLKIIKGDNISFAIACASIIAKVFRDRIMRNYHTKYPMYNFLKNKGYCTIKHISAVDEFGLLDIHRLTYKPIIKFKEKKMSFIKENEAYLKWINSKNVDENLKQELLNYNDDQLKIAFENKLEFGTAGVRGILGAGPGYFNSFTIKEVTIGYARYLIKKFPNDLSRGVVIGHDNRKYSKEFSQLVAEILTSFSIKAYLFEENKMKPTPVVSFATKKLNAIGGVVITASHNPAEYNGYKIYDEYGCQLIDNDNKIISEYINRIDNILDWKYKVDLDLLSTIDNKIIEDYCEMISNLQFYKNEKRNNFKIIYSAVNGTGSEFSPNLLRSYGYEVIEVEEHKNEDSTFKNVGNPNPEFEPAWKIPLEYAKKHKEASLIIIQDPDADRIGVAINQNGNWIRIDGNQTGPILIDWKLSQMKLNNTLPSNPTLYSSFVTSDLGDRIAKESYGVNIIKTLTGFKWMGSEILKEKERNLNFVFAYEESYGYVIDSSTRDKDGIQAAIMLTEAAWYYKTKKNMTLIDNLNELYKKYGYYYTHTINLNFSISEIKSKIDPIMKKLRFDNIEEISDMKVSFVEDYIDGLYNMPGQNLLKFYFKDNSWFAVRPSGTEPKIKIYFVCVDKDFDSAKEKCEKLIEGIKLILNL
- the ylqF gene encoding ribosome biogenesis GTPase YlqF produces the protein MEKNKASFNWFPGHMNKTIKEIEETLKIVDLVIELVDIRAPYSSQNPLLRKLFSKKTKLTVFTKCDLADKEVTEQWSEYYKSQKLAAYFVKNKNYDISIDIIRKINELTHEQQQKQINKGIEKPQLNVLVAGIPNVGKSTFISKLAKGKIVRIGNKPGLTRGLQRFNLTKNITIIDTPGILPSKFENENVACNCIAINSIKLDLIPKERFATKIMRYIYNSYPSLIENKYNIKNTALRPINYDDTYKIFEQIAIKNKHLIVDDIYDIDRSINIFINDVIGCKLGLISFEKPIEIVEINSITLEDVDVDKTSESDLTVEW
- a CDS encoding single-stranded DNA-binding protein, producing MNNVTILGQLEGNPELVYNSKDGEKKLYKLIVKVPRITTNVNSKNKSDYINVKIWNNVLGDEYEYYDKLTIGLEGRLISYTNPTNKNYSNDFIAYKIFQLT
- a CDS encoding ABC transporter ATP-binding protein, translating into MEKIEKNPENAAFKSKKRKKSKTFFGIIFKYLKNKPIFAFFIVLLTLLSSLTTIIGPKIIQNIMSILMAPSIVDKLNGASIDQINEALKSSTSGSVLVQVLLESDGSLWFYSSFLGLRFGWKDWIYLQIGFFGLLALFTFLSNYLTGLLGKNIEISLRNKALENLVKQDMSYYSDKKIGEILTKIVSDTQIVGEQGQIIPVTLLSATFTFFGSLFMMLTIDMKLTLVVVVTMATIMTVMFSTFGIVKKLMFKTRDSITNINGDVTDRIGTINLIKASGTEEYETERFKFLHKDYFKKSKSLIKLQSIVITVMVAGISSIQMVIVIAAALLYNDQVGQLSIILSSFISGVGTMVGPLMQLARVNAGMVQASTSAARVDAIMKAEPIIDPHYNDGEGIKIDAINGDILLKNIEFRYPEKPNKLILPKFSFTFEKGKSYAFVGETGSGKSTIAKLLLRFYDPYDGEVLINNGINLKDVQLASYLKHVGYVEQEPQILFGTVSDNIRYGKFDATDDEIKEAAKKAELDSIVSTWPDGYDTILGERGFILSGGQKQRLVIARMFLKDPQLLVLDEATSALDNIIEKEIQSKLESLMKGRTTVTIAHRLSTIKNVDKIIVLGRDQGIVQEGTFDELKEKPGHFKNLYQAGLMD
- a CDS encoding 23S rRNA (pseudouridine(1915)-N(3))-methyltransferase RlmH — its product is MPIKIVCFNKISKEYEILNKFYFNKIQKFTNIEIMEIKEIDYGNVKENQSKNEYNINERILKLKDYEFYLLEINTKQLDSIDFSKIIDRNINEKSGNICFVIGPSDGFSENFKNNYINKISFGKITLPHQLIRIVLLEQIYRAFKIINNQKYHK